A genome region from Akkermansiaceae bacterium includes the following:
- a CDS encoding sulfatase: MALYGHVHGSAPNIILIFTDDQGYEDLGCFGSKTIKTPNIDKMAAEGLKLTNFYAQPVCGVSRAALMTGSYPIRIAEPGNLKHLHTVPHADETTMAEVLKAAGYATGIIGKWHLTARGNGPGGFDPLTMPNAQGFDYFYGTPLFNGYTVRVDDVKLRVPVFRNQDIVIKGTESWDHITADYTREAVEFISGNRDRPFFLYLAHNMPHIPLGASEKFKGKSEYGPYGDAIEEIDWSTGQILGKLKELGIDENTLVVYTSDNGPWVETTAGMKPGAKPFIPRNHSGSAAPLKGWKMSAWDGGCKVPFIVRWPGKIAAKRSSDELLSTMDLLPTFAKLAGAELPADRTLDGYDASPFLLGKTEASPRDDFFYYTGCLLNGVRSDRWKLVLPRPANPPGTGWWGRMIEAIPEIQLYDLNSDPGETSNLAPQHPEVVADLLKRIAAARLELGDMDTVGKGARNFDNKPRSIESLGKRPKQK; the protein is encoded by the coding sequence ATGGCCTTGTACGGCCATGTTCATGGAAGCGCTCCAAACATCATCCTGATATTCACCGACGACCAAGGCTACGAAGACCTCGGCTGTTTCGGTTCGAAGACCATCAAGACCCCGAACATCGACAAAATGGCTGCCGAGGGCTTGAAGCTGACGAACTTCTACGCCCAGCCGGTTTGCGGCGTTTCCCGCGCGGCGCTGATGACCGGTTCCTATCCGATCCGGATCGCCGAGCCCGGCAATTTGAAACATCTGCACACGGTTCCCCACGCCGACGAAACCACGATGGCCGAAGTGCTCAAAGCGGCGGGCTACGCGACCGGCATCATAGGCAAATGGCATCTGACAGCCAGGGGCAATGGCCCCGGCGGATTCGATCCACTGACAATGCCGAACGCCCAGGGTTTCGACTATTTCTACGGCACGCCGCTGTTCAATGGCTATACGGTCCGCGTGGACGATGTGAAGCTGCGGGTGCCGGTTTTCCGCAACCAGGATATCGTCATCAAAGGTACCGAGAGCTGGGATCACATCACCGCCGACTACACAAGGGAAGCGGTCGAGTTCATCTCCGGGAACCGCGACAGGCCATTCTTCCTCTACCTTGCCCACAATATGCCCCACATCCCGCTGGGAGCCTCGGAAAAATTCAAAGGCAAGTCCGAATACGGCCCCTATGGTGATGCAATCGAGGAGATCGATTGGTCGACCGGACAGATCCTCGGAAAACTGAAGGAGCTTGGCATCGATGAAAACACGCTGGTCGTTTACACTTCCGACAACGGCCCATGGGTGGAAACCACGGCTGGCATGAAACCGGGTGCGAAGCCATTCATTCCTCGCAACCACTCCGGCTCCGCAGCTCCTCTCAAGGGATGGAAGATGTCTGCGTGGGACGGAGGCTGCAAAGTCCCTTTCATCGTCCGCTGGCCGGGAAAAATCGCGGCAAAACGCTCCAGCGACGAACTCCTAAGCACCATGGACCTTCTCCCCACCTTCGCCAAACTCGCTGGGGCAGAACTCCCAGCAGACCGCACACTCGACGGATACGATGCAAGCCCCTTCCTCCTCGGGAAAACCGAGGCTAGCCCAAGGGACGATTTTTTCTACTACACCGGTTGCTTGCTCAACGGTGTGCGCTCGGATCGCTGGAAGCTCGTGCTACCACGTCCGGCAAACCCGCCCGGAACCGGCTGGTGGGGCCGCATGATCGAAGCTATTCCGGAAATCCAGCTTTACGATCTCAACTCCGACCCCGGAGAAACCTCCAACCTTGCTCCGCAACATCCTGAAGTCGTGGCCGATTTGTTAAAGCGCATCGCCGCCGCGCGCCTTGAACTTGGCGACATGGACACGGTGGGCAAAGGTGCGCGGAACTTCGACAACAAACCCCGCAGCATCGAAAGCCTTGGCAAGCGACCGAAGCAGAAGTGA
- a CDS encoding efflux RND transporter periplasmic adaptor subunit, which translates to MKILVRAAIPIAILAIGFGAWKWLGIPVEKPKPQHQARQRLQTERCVLNPTSYKVIIETQGNVRAQQEVTITPLVAGTVLSILPAFEDGAFFKQGDVLLELDPADLETAVFASESRLARAEAALIQEQARGKQARLNWDEIAPGEAPSPLVLRIPQLREAEANVSAAQAELDQAQRNLHRAKVRAPFDGRVRQRLVGVGQAVGAATPLGEIFGTLTAEIRLPLSPSQLPFVDLPEDETDQPVDVLLTDALADPSQPTTHQWKARIVRTEGTLDPTSRELFAIALIEDPFSLGSNLPQLRIGQPLRAAVSGITLQDVFVIPRTAMRSLNRVFLIDKDDPKIRRTDLSPIWSNSEVLIVRNGLTPGDWLATSRLPYAPDGAPVEIVDPPPSEAAAGSPSTAAPEDS; encoded by the coding sequence ATGAAAATCCTCGTCAGAGCCGCCATCCCCATTGCCATCCTCGCGATCGGCTTTGGCGCGTGGAAATGGCTCGGCATCCCCGTGGAGAAACCGAAGCCCCAGCACCAAGCCCGCCAGCGCCTCCAGACGGAGCGATGTGTCCTGAATCCCACCTCCTACAAGGTAATCATCGAGACCCAGGGCAACGTGCGCGCCCAGCAGGAAGTCACCATCACCCCGCTCGTCGCCGGCACAGTCCTCTCCATACTCCCCGCCTTCGAGGACGGCGCGTTTTTCAAACAGGGCGATGTGCTTCTCGAACTCGATCCTGCGGATCTTGAAACGGCGGTCTTCGCCTCCGAATCCCGCCTTGCACGCGCGGAAGCCGCCCTCATCCAGGAACAGGCGCGCGGCAAGCAGGCTCGGCTCAACTGGGACGAGATCGCCCCCGGCGAAGCCCCCTCCCCGCTCGTACTCCGCATCCCCCAGCTCCGCGAGGCGGAGGCGAACGTCAGCGCCGCCCAGGCGGAGCTCGATCAGGCACAGCGAAACCTCCACCGCGCGAAAGTCCGCGCCCCCTTCGATGGCCGGGTCAGGCAGCGCCTCGTCGGGGTCGGCCAGGCGGTCGGGGCCGCCACCCCGCTGGGTGAAATTTTCGGCACGCTCACCGCAGAGATCCGCCTGCCGCTTTCCCCCTCCCAGCTGCCCTTCGTCGATCTTCCCGAGGATGAAACGGATCAGCCCGTCGATGTCCTGCTGACAGACGCCCTCGCCGATCCCTCCCAGCCCACCACGCACCAGTGGAAAGCCCGCATCGTCCGCACTGAGGGTACTCTCGATCCTACCTCCCGCGAGCTCTTCGCCATCGCCCTCATCGAGGATCCCTTCAGCCTCGGCTCGAATCTCCCCCAGCTCCGCATCGGCCAGCCGCTCCGCGCCGCCGTGTCCGGCATCACCCTGCAAGATGTCTTTGTCATCCCCCGCACCGCCATGCGCAGCCTCAACCGTGTCTTCCTCATCGATAAGGACGACCCCAAAATCCGCCGCACCGATCTCTCCCCCATCTGGTCCAACTCTGAAGTCCTCATCGTCCGCAACGGCCTCACCCCCGGCGATTGGCTGGCGACATCGCGCCTCCCGTACGCCCCGGACGGCGCTCCCGTCGAGATCGTCGATCCCCCACCCTCCGAAGCGGCCGCCGGTTCCCCCTCCACCGCAGCGCCCGAGGATTCCTGA
- a CDS encoding arylsulfatase: protein MKTLPALLSLSLACAASASEKPNIILIMADDMGWSDIGCYGAVHIRTPHIDRIAREGMLFTQFYNNAKCTTTRASLLTGLYPRKGGKGIELIGKDMLTLGEALRGAGYSTGMSGKWHNGSSVGTRPWDRGFDEAYGLWDGASNFFNPLQPDPKFKGGAVRVSGHNDDIITEFPAGFYATDAFGDHAVETIRKHAKSGKPFFHYLPFTAPHYPLHAKPEDIAAYKGKFSAGWDSLIKERRANQIRMGLIDPETWPDIRGIDKVQAWDEAKGIGEDWQNLRMETYAAMVTSMDHNIGKVLAALDELGIARNTLILFLSDNGSCSETPGGNDTAQIPGPKEFYSHVGPGWAHFQNTPFRKYKSTSHEGGIATPLVARWPAAIKPGSRTDAVGHIIDFMPTFLAAAGTEYPGGEKLLPLEGKSLLPLFKGEASIRSPDDTLFWHWAGTRAVRQGDWKIVSHGKSKAWELYDLSTDRTETKNLASKHPDRVNGLAGKWDDWAAATGVRK, encoded by the coding sequence ATGAAAACCCTCCCCGCACTTCTTTCCCTGTCACTGGCCTGCGCCGCGTCGGCTTCGGAAAAGCCCAACATCATCCTCATCATGGCGGACGATATGGGCTGGTCCGACATCGGCTGCTACGGGGCGGTTCATATCAGGACGCCGCACATCGACCGCATCGCCCGCGAGGGGATGCTTTTCACGCAGTTCTACAACAACGCGAAATGCACCACCACCCGCGCCTCCCTGCTCACCGGGCTTTACCCGCGCAAGGGCGGCAAGGGCATCGAGCTCATCGGCAAGGACATGCTGACGCTCGGCGAGGCCTTGCGCGGGGCGGGATACTCGACCGGGATGAGCGGGAAATGGCACAACGGCAGCTCGGTGGGTACGCGGCCATGGGATCGCGGCTTCGATGAGGCCTACGGGCTGTGGGACGGCGCCAGCAATTTCTTCAACCCCTTGCAGCCCGACCCGAAATTCAAGGGCGGTGCGGTGCGGGTCTCCGGCCACAACGACGATATCATCACTGAATTCCCGGCAGGTTTCTACGCCACCGATGCCTTCGGCGACCACGCCGTCGAGACAATCAGGAAGCACGCGAAGTCGGGCAAGCCGTTCTTCCACTACCTCCCCTTCACCGCCCCGCATTATCCGCTCCACGCGAAGCCGGAGGACATCGCCGCCTACAAGGGGAAATTTTCCGCAGGCTGGGACTCGCTCATCAAGGAACGCCGCGCGAACCAGATCAGGATGGGCTTGATCGACCCAGAAACATGGCCGGACATACGCGGCATCGACAAGGTCCAGGCATGGGACGAGGCCAAGGGCATCGGCGAGGATTGGCAGAACCTCCGCATGGAAACCTACGCCGCGATGGTCACCTCGATGGATCACAACATCGGCAAGGTGCTCGCCGCACTCGACGAACTCGGCATCGCCCGCAACACACTCATCCTTTTCCTCAGCGACAACGGCTCCTGTTCCGAAACACCCGGCGGCAACGACACCGCCCAGATCCCCGGCCCCAAGGAATTCTACTCCCATGTCGGCCCAGGCTGGGCGCACTTCCAGAACACGCCTTTCAGGAAATACAAATCCACCTCCCACGAAGGCGGGATCGCGACCCCCCTCGTCGCCCGCTGGCCGGCTGCGATCAAGCCGGGCTCCAGGACGGATGCCGTCGGACACATCATCGACTTCATGCCGACCTTCCTCGCCGCGGCCGGGACGGAATATCCAGGCGGGGAAAAACTGCTCCCGCTGGAGGGCAAGAGCTTGCTCCCCCTGTTCAAGGGCGAAGCCTCCATCCGCAGCCCGGACGACACCCTCTTCTGGCACTGGGCCGGCACCCGCGCCGTGCGCCAGGGCGATTGGAAGATCGTTTCCCACGGAAAATCCAAGGCCTGGGAGCTCTATGACCTGTCAACCGACAGGACGGAAACCAAAAACCTCGCCTCCAAGCACCCGGATCGGGTGAATGGGCTAGCCGGGAAGTGGGATGATTGGGCGGCCGCAACCGGGGTTAGGAAGTAG